In Acanthochromis polyacanthus isolate Apoly-LR-REF ecotype Palm Island chromosome 15, KAUST_Apoly_ChrSc, whole genome shotgun sequence, a single genomic region encodes these proteins:
- the bora gene encoding protein aurora borealis: MGDHIEPQITPETPGRPSIRNPFESPNDYHHLREPLVPSPSVFKSKPCKATPPKFNWSIDEMASFLPVHIDPEEIQRQSFYLSQTRTDSDIEEKRQNAIEQFFTKGAIVPSPWAAPDIRKAPQMYKKSSKSAMIAEEPEKISVACQTTLSLPLAFDLEKVLGEYYRYEEPCDAMQESLSSSSLRRKLFLDGQGSYSGSDSSSPPSPDRSHARRERKLINGGEEAVEGVEGSEVMSPIFSSPLSCGVSAPTPSTDQFSSSPIQHGCFRDCSLGSISSPMFPDRSSPAGLVSPTVSPIVAHVAHTPISSAERKHQSNFTPPGVPLDIDVTSCNESPFVEGCSPIRSCSPHQLHCHNEPHHVSRPKPRPRVRCWASPPLISPILNSKLQDNHEAEEPLISSSSSSSSLPPMDLDPLSPLVRDAHPVDAERVTLDPMEPVKMEEGKDTGREVRLEEEEEEEEEGGRPSGQLTSSRMGNVSAVESSQMFVSLLAEGSSIRYDSSMQVDSGYNTTSAGTASLIDGLSSDCHSKESFSSNLVEEAFQVTRHTKVKVFYPHH, from the exons ATGGGGGACCATATCGAGCCACAGATCACCCCAGAGACTCCAGGCAGGCCTTCCATTAGGAACCCCTTTGAAAGTCCCAATGACTACCACCATCTCCGGGAACCTCTGGTCCCAAGCCCCTCTGTCTTCAAATCCAAGCCTTGTAAAGCT ACTCCACCCAAGTTTAACTGGTCTATCGATGAAATGGCAAGTTTCCTACCTGTACATATAGACCCAGAGGAAATCCAACGACAGTCTTTTTACCTCAGCCAGACAAG GACGGATTCTGACATTGAGGAAAAACGTCAGAATGCTATTGAGCAG TTTTTTACCAAAGGAGCCATTGTGCCTTCCCCCTGGGCAGCACCAGACATCCGAAAAGCCCCTCAGATGTATAAGAAAA GTTCTAAGTCTGCAATGATTGCAGAGGAGCCTGAAAAAATCTCAG ttgcttgTCAGACAACCCTTTCGTTGCCTTTGGCTTTTGACTTGGAGAAAGTACTAG gGGAATATTACCGCTACGAGGAGCCGTGTGATGCTATGCAGGAGAGTCTTAGTTCCTCCTCCTTGAGACGAAAACTGTTCCTCGATGGCCAGGGCAGTTACAGCGGCTCTGATAGCTCGAGTCCACCAAGCCCAGACAGAAGCCATGCTAGACGAGAGAGGAAATTAATCAACGGAGGAGAGGAAGCTGTAGAAGGGGTTGAAGGTTCTGAGGTTATGTCACCTATCTTTTCCTCCCCTTTGTCCTGTGGTGTGTCGGCTCCAACTCCCTCTACA GATCAGTTCTCATCCAGTCCCATCCAGCACGGCTGTTTCCGGGACTGCAGCCTCGGCAGCATCAGTAGTCCTATGTTTCCTGATAGATCGTCTCCTGCTGGCCTCGTCTCACCCACAGTTTCTCCTATTGTTGCACACGTAGCACACACGCCCATATCCTCAG CTGAGAGGAAGCATCAAAGTAATTTCACTCCGCCTGGTGTTCCCCTGGACATAGATGTAACATCCTGCAATGAGAGTCCGTTTGTTGAAGGTTGCTCTCCCATTCGTAGCTGCTCCCCACACCAGCTCCATTGCCACAATGAGCCCCACCATGTCTCCAGACCCAAGCCCAGACCCAGAGTCCGCTGCTGGGCTTCTCCTCCCCTCATCTCCCCGATCCTCAACTCTAAGCTCCAAGACAATCACGAAGCAGAGGAACCACTTATatcttcctcatcctcctcctcttcccttcCCCCTATGGATCTGGATCCATTGTCACCCCTGGTCAGGGATGCCCACCCTGTTGATGCTGAGAGAGTTACATTGGATCCTATGGAACCTGTGAAAATGGAGGAAGGAAAGGATACAGGGAGAGAAGTGAgactggaagaggaggaggaggaagaggaagaaggtgGAAGGCCTTCAGGACAGCTGACCAGCTCACGGATGGGGAATGTGTCGGCAGTAGAAAGCTCTCagatgtttgtgtctcttctggCAGAGGGAAGCAGCATACGCTACGATTCTAGCATGCAG gtgGACAGCGGCTACAACACTACCTCAGCGGGCACTGCCAGTCTTATTGATGGTCTCAGCTCAGACTGTCACAGCAAAGAATCCTTCAGTTCCAACTTGGTGGAAGAAGCCTTCCAAGTCACCCGACACACTAAAGTAAAG GTATTTTATCCTCACCACTGA
- the dis3 gene encoding exosome complex exonuclease RRP44: MLKSKTFVKKTRSGGVMKVVREHYLRDDIWCGSEACTECKQESTVLQTDACIESSLCSYPHYLIPDTNVVLHQIDVLEDAVIRNVIILQTVLQEVRHRSAPVYKRLKDIIHEKEKHFYTFTNEHHRETFIEREPGETANDRNDRAIRVAAKWYSQHLKTSESDTDGLKVVLLTNDQGNKQKAEESGLLVYKFEEYIKSLTANPELVDHLALSNDNKNEITSSKVLFPEHLPLSRIQAGIKSGSFVQGTFRASRDNYLEATVFIQGEGEDSTEILIQGLQNLNRAVHQDVVAVQLLPRSQWVAPSSVVLQDEGAAKDDNVEEEEEEKALRISAAEAARKATGKVVGIIKRNWRPFCGMLNVSQIKESTRHLFTPADRRIPRIRIETRQATTLAGQRIMVSIDGWPKDSRYPNGHFVRSLGGAGEKDTEQEVLLLEHDVPHQAFSQAVLSFLPKMPWAITPEDMVRREDLRHLTVCSVDPPGCTDIDDALHCRELENGNLEVGVHIADVSHFIRPGNALDKEAANRGTTVYLCGKRIDMVPELLSSNLCSLRSNVERLAFSCIWEMNHEAEILKTRFTKSVINSKASLTYAEAQMRIDDTNKNDDITKSLRGLNKLAKILKRQRIEKGALTLSSLEVRFHMDSETHDPIDLQTKELMETNSMVEEFMLLANISVAQKIYDEFQECALLRKHPAPPPSNYDILLKAAKSKDVAIHTDTAKALADSLDGAKVDGFPYFNTLLRILATRCMMQAVYFCSGMDNDFHHYGLASPIYTHFTSPIRRYADIIAHRLLAVAIGADSTYPDLMDKHKQSALCNNLNYRHKMAQYAQRASVAFHTQLFFKSRGILNEEGFVLFVRKNAIIVLIPKFGLEGTVFFDSKDKVTPSIVFDEEGPALTVEQHTFRIFDKVKVTISLDASNIQHQKIRMALTDPVIPGVSVPVPDAEPQAKKPKLDR; encoded by the exons ATGTTAAAATCTAAAACCTTCGTTAAAAAGACCCGGTCGGGTGGGGTGATGAAGGTAGTCCGTGAGCATTATCTGAGAGATGATATTTGGTGTGGAAGTGAAGCTTGCACTGAATGCAAACAGGAGTCCACAGTGTTGCAGACAGACGCGTGTATTGAGAGCAGTCTCTGCTCTTATCCACATTATCTGATCCCTGACACGAATGTGGTGCTGCATCAG ATTGACGTGCTGGAAGATGCTGTGATCCGTAATGTGATTATTCTTCAGACTGTACTACAGGAGGTACGCCACCGCAGTGCACCAGTCTACAAACGCCTCAAGGACATCATACATGAGAAAGAGAAACACTTCTACACCTTTACCAACGAACACCACAG agAGACATTCATTGAACGTGAACCAGGGGAGACTGCCAATGACCGTAATGACCGTGCAATCCGTGTGGCAGCCAAATGGTACAGCCAGCACCTGAAGACATCTGAGTCTGACACCGATGGGCTCAAGGTGGTTCTCCTCACCAATGACCAAGGGAACAAGCAGAAAGCAGAGGAGAGCGGCCTGCTGGTGTACAAAT TTGAAGAGTACATCAAGAGTCTGACAGCGAATCCTGAGCTTGTAGATCATCTGGCTTTGTCCAATGATAACAAG AATGAGATCACTAGCAGTAAAGTGTTGTTTCCAGAGCACCTTCCTCTGTCAAGGATCCAAGCAGGAATTAAGAGCGGCTCCTTCGTCCAGGGCACCTTCAGGGCCAGCAGAGACAACTATCTGGAGGCCACGGTCTTTATCCAGGGAGAGGGGGAAGACAGCACAGAG ATTCTCATCCAGGGTCTTCAGAACCTCAACAGAGCAGTGCACCAGGACGTGGTTGCCGTACAGCTACTGCCACGGAGTCAGTGGGTGGCACCATCCTCGGTCGTGTTGCAGGATGAAGGAGCAGCGAAGGACGATAATgttgaagaggaggaggaagagaaagcg TTGAGGATATCAGCAGCTGAAGCAGCCAGGAAAGCCACAGGAAAGGTAGTGGGAATCATCAAAAGGAACTGGAGACCATTCTGTGGCATGCTGAATGTCTCCCAAATCAAAGAG tctACCCGTCATCTGTTCACTCCAGCAGACCGCCGTATCCCACGCATTCGCATTGAAACACGACAGGCGACCACACTGGCAGGCCAGAGGATTATGGTGTCCATCGATGGTTGGCCCAAAGACTCCAGATATCCAAAT GGTCACTTTGTTCGAAGTCTAGGAGGTGCAGGGGAGAAAGACACAGAGCAGgaggtgctgctgctggagcatGATGTTCCACATCAGGCCTTCTCTCAAGCTGTACTCAGTTTCCTTCCCAAGATGCCATGGGCTATCACACCAGAG GACATGGTGAGGAGAGAGGACCTGAGGCATTTGACAGTGTGCAGTGTCGATCCCCCGGGATGTACAGACATAGATGATGCCTTGCACTGTCGAGAGCTGGAAAACGGAAACCTCGAG GTGGGCGTCCACATCGCAGATGTCAGTCACTTCATCAGGCCTGGCAATGCTCTGGACAAAGAGGCTGCCAACCGCGGCACCACTGTGTACTTGTGTGGCAAA AGGATCGACATGGTTCctgagctgctcagctccaatCTCTGTTCTCTACGCTCCAACGTCGAGAG GTTGGCTTTTTCATGTATCTGGGAAATGAACCACGAGGCAGAAATACTGAAGACCAGGTTCACAAAAAGTGTTATTAACTCCAAG GCATCTCTGACCTATGCTGAGGCCCAGATGAGGATCGATGACACCAACAAGAATGATGACATCACCAAGAGCTTGCGGGGTCTCAACAAGTTGGCAAAAATCCTCAAGAGGCAGAGGATAGAGAAAGG GGCCTTGACGCTCTCGTCTTTAGAGGTCCGTTTTCACATGGACAGTGAAACCCACGACCCCATTGACCTCCAGACCAAAGAACTCAT GGAAACAAACTCCATGGTAGAGGAGTTCATGTTGCTGGCCAATATTTCAGTCGCCCAGAAGATCTATGATGAATTTCAGGAGTGTGCTCTGCTGAGGAAACATCCAGCACCGCCTCCGTCTAACTATGATATCCTGCTCAAGGCTGCAAAGTCCAAG GACGTGGCGATCCACACAGACACAGCCAAGGCCCTGGCTGACTCCCTCGATGGAGCCAAAGTGGATGGCTTTCCATACTTTAACACACTGCTGCGCATCTTGGCCACTCGGTGCATGATGCAAGCGGTCTATTTCTGTTCTGGCATGGATAACGATTTCCACCATTACGGCCTTGCTTCACCCATTTATACGCACTTCACATCACCTATCAGAAG ATACGCAGATATTATAGCGCATCGCCTGCTGGCAGTGGCTATAGGAGCAGACAGCACCTACCCAGATTTGATGGACAAACATAAGCAGTCAGCCCTCTGCAACAACCTcaactacagacacaaaatggctcAGTACGCACAGAGGGCTTCTGTTGCCTTCCACACACAG CTGTTCTTCAAGAGCCGAGGCATTCTGAACGAAGAaggatttgttctgtttgtgagGAAGAATGCGATCATTGTGCTCATCCCAAAGTTTGGCCTGGAGGGAACAGTCTTCTTCGACTCCAAAGACAAAGTCACCCCAagcattgtttttgatgaagaG GGTCCTGCTCTGACCGTAGAGCAGCACACGTTCCGGATATTTGACAAGGTGAAGGTCACCATCAGTCTGGATGCATCCAACATTCAGCACCAGAAGATCCGGATGGCTCTGACTGACCCTGTG ATTCCTGGTGTGAGTGTTCCAGTCCCAGATGCTGAACCACAGGCCAAGAAACCAAAACTGGACCGCTGA